The Candidatus Poribacteria bacterium genome has a window encoding:
- a CDS encoding Gfo/Idh/MocA family oxidoreductase, protein MEKFRVGIIGTGRRKKRGDATGFAMAYSHAVAYKALDDCEIVAAADIVRENVEVFAETFDVPNIYLDYSEMLGKEKLDIVSICTWPHLHERMVIDCAMAGVKAIHCEKPMADTWSGAQRMARMCEERGVQLTFNHQRRFGKPFRMARELLKSGEIGDLVRLEGACGNIYDYGTHYVDMFSFYNDETPAEWVMGGIDYSSGRLVFGAPVEDHGIFIWKYRNGVFAIMGTGAAAEAIGAHNRLIGTEGIIEVGAPDGSNLRIRRGGSTEWEVIDTQGEGLHGPGYIERAIADVVDALKSGREPELSARKALIATEIIFAAYESSRRRAKINLPLDIEDNPLKSLIESE, encoded by the coding sequence ATGGAGAAATTCAGGGTTGGGATAATCGGAACGGGAAGGAGAAAGAAACGGGGCGATGCGACGGGATTTGCCATGGCCTATTCACATGCCGTCGCCTATAAGGCGCTGGATGATTGCGAGATAGTCGCCGCCGCCGATATAGTCCGTGAGAACGTCGAGGTCTTCGCCGAGACCTTCGACGTCCCGAACATCTACCTCGATTACAGCGAGATGCTTGGCAAAGAGAAGCTTGATATAGTCAGCATCTGCACCTGGCCTCACCTTCACGAGAGGATGGTGATAGACTGCGCTATGGCAGGCGTTAAGGCCATACATTGCGAAAAACCGATGGCCGATACCTGGAGCGGCGCTCAAAGAATGGCACGGATGTGTGAGGAAAGAGGTGTGCAACTCACATTCAATCATCAACGCCGGTTCGGTAAACCGTTCAGGATGGCGCGCGAGCTCCTTAAATCCGGAGAGATCGGGGATCTGGTGAGGCTCGAAGGAGCATGTGGCAATATATACGATTATGGCACGCACTACGTAGATATGTTCAGCTTCTATAACGATGAGACCCCGGCCGAGTGGGTTATGGGCGGCATAGATTACTCCAGTGGTAGGCTGGTCTTCGGCGCACCCGTGGAGGATCACGGGATATTCATATGGAAGTACCGCAACGGGGTGTTCGCCATAATGGGTACCGGGGCTGCTGCTGAAGCCATAGGCGCTCACAACAGATTGATCGGCACGGAAGGCATCATAGAGGTCGGTGCACCGGATGGATCGAACCTTAGGATCAGACGCGGGGGATCCACCGAGTGGGAGGTGATTGACACCCAGGGTGAGGGACTTCACGGGCCAGGATATATCGAGCGGGCAATAGCCGATGTGGTGGATGCCCTGAAGAGTGGTCGCGAGCCGGAGCTCAGTGCTCGTAAGGCGCTTATCGCTACCGAGATTATCTTCGCCGCCTATGAGTCGAGCCGAAGAAGGGCGAAGATCAACCTGCCCCTGGATATAGAGGACAACCCGCTGAAATCCTTGATCGAGTCGGAATAA